In Cynocephalus volans isolate mCynVol1 chromosome 3, mCynVol1.pri, whole genome shotgun sequence, one DNA window encodes the following:
- the ABHD4 gene encoding (Lyso)-N-acylphosphatidylethanolamine lipase isoform X1, whose protein sequence is MDWLSSTRQGLFTMADDLEQQPQGWLSSWLPTWRPTSMSQLKNVEARILQCLQNKFLARYVSLPNQNKIWTVTVSPEQKDRTPLVMVHGFGGGVGLWILNMDSLSARRTLHTFDLLGFGRSSRPTFPRDPEGAEDEFVTSIETWRETMEIPSMILLGHSLGGFLATSYSIKYPERVKHLILVDPWGFPLRPTDPSEIRAPPTWVKAVASVLGRSNPLAVLRVAGPWGPGLVQRFRPDFKRKFADFFEDDTISEYIYHCNAQNPSGETAFKAMMESFGWARRPMLERIHLIRKDVPITMIYGANTWIDTSTGKKVKMQRPDSYVRDLEIEGASHHVYADQPHIFNAVVEEICDSVD, encoded by the exons ATGGACTGGCTCAGCTCGACCCGGCAGGGCTTGTTTACTATGGCTGATGATCTGGAGCAGCA GCCTCAAGGCTGGCTGAGTAGCTGGCTGCCCACTTGGCGCCCCACTTCCATGTCTCAGCTAAAGAATGTGGAAGCCAGGATCCTCCAGT GTCTCCAGAACAAGTTCCTGGCCCGATATGTGTCCCTTCCCAACCAGAACAAGATCTGGACAGTGACCGTGAGCCCTGAGCAGAAGGACCGCACCCCACTGGTGATGGTGCACGGCTTCGGGGGTGGTGTGGGCCTCTGGATTCTCAACATGGACTCACTGAGTGCCCGCCGCACACTGCATACCTTCGACCTGCTTGGCTTTGGGCGAAGCTCGAGGCCCACATTCCCAAGGGACCCAGAGGGGGCTGAGGACGAGTTTGTGACCTCAATAGAGACGTGGCGGGAGACCATGGAGATCCCCAGCATGATCCTCCTAGGGCACAGTCTGGGAGGATTCTTGGCCACTTCTTACTCCATTAAGTACCCTGAAAG AGTTAAACACCTCATCCTGGTGGACCCGTGGGGCTTTCCCCTCCGACCGACTGATCCCAGTGAGATCCGTGCACCCCCAACCTGGGTCAAGGCCGTAGCATCTGTCTTAGGGCGTTCCAATCCACTGGCTGTTCTTCGAGTAGCTGGGCCCTGGG GGCCTGGCCTAGTGCAACGATTCCGGCCAGATTTCAAGCGCAAGTTTGCAGACTTCTTTGAAGATGATACCATATCAGAGTATATCTATCACTGCAATGCGCAGAATCCCAG TGGTGAGACAGCATTCAAAGCCATGATGGAGTCCTTCGGCTGGGCACGGCGCCCTATGTTGGAGCGAATTCATTTGATTCGAAAAGACGTGCCCATCACCATGATCTATGGGGCCAACACCTGGATAGACACCAGCACAGGGAAAAAGGTGAAGATGCAGCGGCCGGATTCCTATGTCCGAGACTTG GAGATTGAGGGTGCATCGCACCATGTCTATGCCGACCAGCCCCACATCTTCAACGCTGTGGTGGAGGAGATCTGCGACTCGGTCGACTGA
- the ABHD4 gene encoding (Lyso)-N-acylphosphatidylethanolamine lipase isoform X3 — protein sequence MIWSSSLQNKFLARYVSLPNQNKIWTVTVSPEQKDRTPLVMVHGFGGGVGLWILNMDSLSARRTLHTFDLLGFGRSSRPTFPRDPEGAEDEFVTSIETWRETMEIPSMILLGHSLGGFLATSYSIKYPERVKHLILVDPWGFPLRPTDPSEIRAPPTWVKAVASVLGRSNPLAVLRVAGPWGPGLVQRFRPDFKRKFADFFEDDTISEYIYHCNAQNPSGETAFKAMMESFGWARRPMLERIHLIRKDVPITMIYGANTWIDTSTGKKVKMQRPDSYVRDLEIEGASHHVYADQPHIFNAVVEEICDSVD from the exons ATGATCTGGAGCAGCA GTCTCCAGAACAAGTTCCTGGCCCGATATGTGTCCCTTCCCAACCAGAACAAGATCTGGACAGTGACCGTGAGCCCTGAGCAGAAGGACCGCACCCCACTGGTGATGGTGCACGGCTTCGGGGGTGGTGTGGGCCTCTGGATTCTCAACATGGACTCACTGAGTGCCCGCCGCACACTGCATACCTTCGACCTGCTTGGCTTTGGGCGAAGCTCGAGGCCCACATTCCCAAGGGACCCAGAGGGGGCTGAGGACGAGTTTGTGACCTCAATAGAGACGTGGCGGGAGACCATGGAGATCCCCAGCATGATCCTCCTAGGGCACAGTCTGGGAGGATTCTTGGCCACTTCTTACTCCATTAAGTACCCTGAAAG AGTTAAACACCTCATCCTGGTGGACCCGTGGGGCTTTCCCCTCCGACCGACTGATCCCAGTGAGATCCGTGCACCCCCAACCTGGGTCAAGGCCGTAGCATCTGTCTTAGGGCGTTCCAATCCACTGGCTGTTCTTCGAGTAGCTGGGCCCTGGG GGCCTGGCCTAGTGCAACGATTCCGGCCAGATTTCAAGCGCAAGTTTGCAGACTTCTTTGAAGATGATACCATATCAGAGTATATCTATCACTGCAATGCGCAGAATCCCAG TGGTGAGACAGCATTCAAAGCCATGATGGAGTCCTTCGGCTGGGCACGGCGCCCTATGTTGGAGCGAATTCATTTGATTCGAAAAGACGTGCCCATCACCATGATCTATGGGGCCAACACCTGGATAGACACCAGCACAGGGAAAAAGGTGAAGATGCAGCGGCCGGATTCCTATGTCCGAGACTTG GAGATTGAGGGTGCATCGCACCATGTCTATGCCGACCAGCCCCACATCTTCAACGCTGTGGTGGAGGAGATCTGCGACTCGGTCGACTGA
- the ABHD4 gene encoding (Lyso)-N-acylphosphatidylethanolamine lipase isoform X2, giving the protein MSQLKNVEARILQCLQNKFLARYVSLPNQNKIWTVTVSPEQKDRTPLVMVHGFGGGVGLWILNMDSLSARRTLHTFDLLGFGRSSRPTFPRDPEGAEDEFVTSIETWRETMEIPSMILLGHSLGGFLATSYSIKYPERVKHLILVDPWGFPLRPTDPSEIRAPPTWVKAVASVLGRSNPLAVLRVAGPWGPGLVQRFRPDFKRKFADFFEDDTISEYIYHCNAQNPSGETAFKAMMESFGWARRPMLERIHLIRKDVPITMIYGANTWIDTSTGKKVKMQRPDSYVRDLEIEGASHHVYADQPHIFNAVVEEICDSVD; this is encoded by the exons ATGTCTCAGCTAAAGAATGTGGAAGCCAGGATCCTCCAGT GTCTCCAGAACAAGTTCCTGGCCCGATATGTGTCCCTTCCCAACCAGAACAAGATCTGGACAGTGACCGTGAGCCCTGAGCAGAAGGACCGCACCCCACTGGTGATGGTGCACGGCTTCGGGGGTGGTGTGGGCCTCTGGATTCTCAACATGGACTCACTGAGTGCCCGCCGCACACTGCATACCTTCGACCTGCTTGGCTTTGGGCGAAGCTCGAGGCCCACATTCCCAAGGGACCCAGAGGGGGCTGAGGACGAGTTTGTGACCTCAATAGAGACGTGGCGGGAGACCATGGAGATCCCCAGCATGATCCTCCTAGGGCACAGTCTGGGAGGATTCTTGGCCACTTCTTACTCCATTAAGTACCCTGAAAG AGTTAAACACCTCATCCTGGTGGACCCGTGGGGCTTTCCCCTCCGACCGACTGATCCCAGTGAGATCCGTGCACCCCCAACCTGGGTCAAGGCCGTAGCATCTGTCTTAGGGCGTTCCAATCCACTGGCTGTTCTTCGAGTAGCTGGGCCCTGGG GGCCTGGCCTAGTGCAACGATTCCGGCCAGATTTCAAGCGCAAGTTTGCAGACTTCTTTGAAGATGATACCATATCAGAGTATATCTATCACTGCAATGCGCAGAATCCCAG TGGTGAGACAGCATTCAAAGCCATGATGGAGTCCTTCGGCTGGGCACGGCGCCCTATGTTGGAGCGAATTCATTTGATTCGAAAAGACGTGCCCATCACCATGATCTATGGGGCCAACACCTGGATAGACACCAGCACAGGGAAAAAGGTGAAGATGCAGCGGCCGGATTCCTATGTCCGAGACTTG GAGATTGAGGGTGCATCGCACCATGTCTATGCCGACCAGCCCCACATCTTCAACGCTGTGGTGGAGGAGATCTGCGACTCGGTCGACTGA